From one Paenibacillus terrae HPL-003 genomic stretch:
- the pstA gene encoding phosphate ABC transporter permease PstA: MKAKTTDKIATFVICFFALFIVALLVGLLGFILARGVSHISFDFLTSAPQTLRAGGGIGPQLFNSVFLLILTLIITIPIGWGAGIYMAQYAKPGKITDFIRLVVEVLSSFPSIVIGLFGLLLIVNTFNFGFSLLSGALALAVFNLPLMVRTTEQAFRAVPKEQKEAGLALGLSKWKIITSILLPAALPSLITGTILAAGRIFGEAAALLFTAGMSTPPLDFTDWNPLHARSPINPMRPAETLAVHIWKVNSEGIAPDSKDIAAGASAVLVLLVLAFNLIARWFGRVVYRRLTAAKRMD, from the coding sequence ATGAAAGCTAAAACGACCGACAAAATCGCTACATTTGTAATCTGTTTCTTCGCATTGTTCATTGTCGCACTTCTGGTGGGATTGCTGGGATTCATTTTGGCACGCGGAGTCAGTCACATTTCCTTTGACTTTTTGACCAGTGCTCCTCAGACGTTACGCGCAGGTGGAGGCATCGGCCCGCAATTGTTCAACTCTGTATTTTTACTTATTTTAACCTTGATTATCACCATTCCGATTGGCTGGGGTGCGGGTATATATATGGCACAATATGCGAAACCGGGGAAAATTACGGACTTCATACGACTTGTCGTCGAAGTATTGTCTTCGTTTCCGTCCATCGTCATCGGTTTGTTCGGACTTTTACTTATCGTAAATACATTTAATTTTGGTTTTTCCCTGTTATCAGGGGCCTTGGCTTTGGCGGTATTCAACCTGCCGTTGATGGTTCGGACGACAGAACAGGCTTTCCGGGCTGTGCCCAAGGAACAAAAGGAAGCCGGGCTTGCGCTCGGATTGTCCAAGTGGAAAATCATTACCTCCATTTTGCTGCCCGCTGCGCTGCCGAGCTTGATTACAGGGACGATTTTGGCCGCAGGCCGCATTTTCGGGGAAGCAGCAGCGTTGCTGTTTACAGCTGGTATGAGTACGCCGCCGCTTGATTTCACTGACTGGAATCCATTGCATGCCAGATCGCCCATTAATCCGATGCGTCCTGCCGAGACACTGGCTGTGCATATCTGGAAGGTTAACAGTGAAGGCATCGCTCCTGATTCCAAGGATATTGCCGCAGGTGCTTCCGCGGTATTGGTGCTGCTCGTACTTGCCTTCAACCTGATCGCAAGATGGTTCGGAAGAGTCGTCTACCGCCGCCTGACCGCTGCCAAACGGATGGATTAG
- the pstB gene encoding phosphate ABC transporter ATP-binding protein PstB — protein sequence MEQVITRTATPATPIQSTRSEQLAGQAPQPFSTEDLSIYYGSFEAVKKVNLAFPEQTVTALIGPSGCGKSTFLRSLNRMNDEIASSSTTGHIWMDGQDLTAPGTDVIKLRQQIGMVWQRPNPFYKSIYNNIAFGPKYRGVRKKKQLDEIVESSLRKAALWDEVKDRLHDSALALSGGQQQRLCIARALSVQPKILLLDEPASALDPVSTGKVEELITELKKELRIVIVTHNMQQAARISDYTAYFYIGSLVEHGKTNDIFTNPENELTQEYIMGRFG from the coding sequence ATGGAACAAGTCATTACGCGAACGGCAACACCTGCAACACCGATACAATCTACGCGCTCGGAACAACTTGCGGGGCAAGCTCCACAACCATTCAGTACCGAGGATTTAAGCATCTATTACGGCAGCTTTGAGGCTGTAAAAAAAGTAAATCTGGCCTTTCCCGAGCAGACAGTAACCGCACTGATCGGGCCTTCCGGCTGCGGTAAATCGACCTTTTTGCGCTCCCTCAACCGGATGAACGACGAGATTGCGTCTTCTTCTACGACAGGGCACATCTGGATGGATGGGCAGGATTTGACCGCGCCGGGCACAGACGTGATCAAGCTGCGTCAGCAAATTGGAATGGTGTGGCAGCGGCCTAATCCGTTTTACAAATCCATTTACAATAACATCGCCTTCGGTCCCAAATACCGGGGTGTTCGCAAAAAGAAACAGCTTGATGAAATCGTCGAAAGCAGTCTGCGTAAAGCGGCGTTATGGGATGAGGTCAAGGACCGCCTTCATGATTCCGCCCTGGCATTGTCTGGTGGACAGCAGCAGCGCCTTTGTATTGCGCGTGCGCTATCCGTCCAACCGAAAATTTTGTTGCTTGACGAGCCGGCCTCTGCGCTGGACCCTGTTTCTACAGGCAAGGTCGAAGAGCTGATTACCGAGTTGAAAAAAGAGCTGCGCATCGTCATCGTAACGCACAATATGCAGCAGGCCGCACGGATTTCCGATTATACTGCTTATTTTTATATCGGGAGTTTGGTTGAGCATGGCAAAACGAATGATATTTTCACTAATCCTGAAAATGAGCTGACCCAGGAGTACATTATGGGCCGGTTTGGGTAA